Proteins from a single region of Streptomyces sp. Tu 3180:
- a CDS encoding DUF2165 domain-containing protein yields MTTTNSRGALSLAATLLTASVALYMALVAFGNITDFGTNQQFVRHVLAMDTTFKDDDLMWRAITNEGLQDAAYVAIIVWETVAALVLVYGTWLWARRDHPRARRVSTYGLLMTMLLFGAGFIAIGGEWFAMWQSEDWNGLDAATRVFVLSGVVLLVNHLPGAQGDRGAAA; encoded by the coding sequence ATGACCACTACCAATTCACGCGGCGCGCTCTCCCTGGCCGCCACGCTCCTGACCGCCTCCGTCGCCCTCTACATGGCGCTGGTCGCCTTCGGCAACATCACGGACTTCGGCACGAACCAGCAGTTCGTCCGGCACGTCCTGGCCATGGACACCACGTTCAAGGACGACGACCTGATGTGGCGGGCGATCACGAACGAGGGGCTCCAGGACGCCGCCTACGTCGCGATCATCGTCTGGGAGACGGTCGCCGCGCTGGTCCTGGTGTACGGCACCTGGCTCTGGGCCCGCCGCGACCACCCGCGCGCCCGCCGCGTCTCCACCTACGGCCTGCTGATGACCATGCTGCTCTTCGGCGCCGGCTTCATCGCCATAGGCGGCGAGTGGTTCGCGATGTGGCAGTCGGAGGACTGGAACGGCCTGGACGCGGCGACGCGGGTGTTCGTCCTCAGCGGGGTGGTGCTGCTGGTCAATCACCTGCCGGGGGCGCAGGGCGACCGGGGGGCGGCCGCCTGA